Proteins from a single region of Cydia splendana chromosome 9, ilCydSple1.2, whole genome shotgun sequence:
- the LOC134793465 gene encoding uncharacterized protein LOC134793465 isoform X1, translating to MDVLYDDLENYDDVEALNRLKTENSDLKHKLECCTVNMQKLQKSILQDFDKLEAEFKRLESNYSSLLKISRAEIQRKTDMITNLNIEKDLLVIRAVQHGPAHKVQELIRNVHEETGSKRKKKNRNKGGGPKGREEFIRRKSRQQSPAATSTATDNSYKMIDNEIVADSNKSSRMDTQKNELQKPPHEVFPDNRPSSPVADKRVTALSCPRLGKLSSDEEFEDMYSALKPKASREPEGTRKRGREVSQDGKMLYNSSHDRPLNYPDPFRERSNRHRAGRFSDTERITREKQHSEPDRNINRGKHHYDRNRNMSDLQHHRFSPERHRRGAKELGDDRYRNRRLESPPRERQRLDSPPRERSRLGSPPQGRQALRKRILERRKSYHGRTGYNPEIHSVLHNIHGEYEEPQNKRPRIEPYPVPQEEKRPSQEQYHNESQPPNVGSHTYRSPDFSHAEESSNEPPTAQTETRSRTSSIFEDPRLSSDRYVKCSEGNKHISQSANANEIHLQPVDTTLWNFEEVQVPKALRLKPLEISEEHVDKMDIDKPLSSLSMESGEIRSDTETALDIYDFQEFNKQIGNSVPCINESQKTEIKPHKEKSPIDNSMLGDIVKRSDTFIKGTKTTRLEVAKMEKANNHRAAESMVSTSKDSHKVNTTMHLDNIKLPSVLHKLIHSMNEERLEGDNSVKNTMGEKEPKRIPASSISNKSEKSKAKTKDDRENQNESNLKTDKNKADELQKGSEKEPKRIGAYRIPNKSDKSGSKTRDDRENQNKSDLETDNNKTDKLEKGPKKEPKVIAAYRIPNKSEKSGSKTRDDREDQNEPNLETDNNETDKLSKGSEKEPKLIAAYRIPNKSDKSGPKTRENRENQNESDLKVAKHKTDKLGKRSEKEPKRINAYRIPNKSEKSGPKTHTGHRENQNKSDLETDNIKTNKPKTRSDKEPKRIAELELSGKTEKERLRTTDKMLHKNVPEVKKTDNLEKITEKGTEKEIKRITELNVSDRNEKASLKTNEIEHKNVSDMKAKEKPVKETVNNVTVFREFEHRVYSRHIVEGDLELSDESNDEAQLKLEDKIEEKKKITSKSKSHRETSKDKSVNSEETTRKTRSLKDTEKERNSMNKFSELFGDSSSLITPEDLNLATRTAHGLPADCCPPAAEEAQDAIIEPESPVKAQTTEMYPKDFKERLTKSTVAEDKFKIKEPKEKSRTKHKQNMDDYVEQVGDVKAQVVTITESCSVSEGNLMSSTSNYTNQKEVSKLNEKVKECSKSNKRPKTKGEKKLSVSEHTEEISTNNIYISEPNPNNSPTMSYNKENSSSNGNSERNISNEMARMIENPIVSSKISSTNASETNKERPQLNDSTKETKCSSGVKDVPNLAPVVEEPGLVTTVVISTGVQPIDSNSAQYVTPFSGLASSTPAKDLSAINTSSEMESNVSHSAQVSVTISRDDSGSQTEDVPDMRITCYRRRRRVLKR from the exons ATGGATGTTTTATACGACGATTTAGAGAATTACGATGACGTTGAAGCACTGAACAGG CTGAAAACAGAAAATTCTGACCTGAAGCACAAACTAGAATGTTGCACTGTGAACATGCAAAAGTTGCAAAAA AGCATTTTGCAGGATTTTGATAAGCTGGAAGCAGAGTTCAAGAGACTAGAATCAAATTATTCTTCTCTGCTGAAAATTTCAAGAGCTGAGATACAGAGGAAGACTGATATGATCACAAATCTTAATATTGA GAAAGACTTGTTAGTAATAAGAGCAGTTCAACATGGGCCTGCACATAAAGTGCAAGAGCTGATAAGGAATGTGCATGAAGAAACTGGATCGAAGCGCAAAAAGAAAAACCGGAACAAAGGAGGAGGTCCAAAAGGAAGGGAAGAATTTATAAG GAGAAAAAGCCGCCAACAATCACCTGCAGCTACGTCAACTGCTACAGACAATTCATATAAGATGATAGACAACGAAATTGTTGCCGATAGCAACAAATCTAGTAGAATGGATACACAAAAAAATGAGCTACAGAAACCACCTCATGAGGTGTTCCCAGACAATCGACCTTCATCTCCCGTTGCGGATAAACGGGTCACAGCATTATCTTG TCCCCGTCTTGGCAAGTTAAGCTCTGATGAAGAATTTGAAGATATGTATTCTGCATTGAAACCAAAAGCATCTAGAGAACCTGAAGGAACCCGCAAAAGGGGTCGAGAGGTTTCTCAAGATGGGAAGATGTTATATAACAGTTCACATGATAGGCCCTTAAACTATCCTGATCCGTTTAGAGAACGATCTAACAGACATAGAGCTGGCAGATTTTCTGATACTGAGAGAATTACCAGAGAAAAACAGCATAGTGAACCCGACAGAAATATCAATAGGGGTAAACACCATTATGATAGAAACAGAAATATGAGTGATTTGCAACACCACAGATTTAGTCCTGAAAGACATCGTCGGGGCGCGAAAGAACTTGGGGATGATCGTTACAGGAATAGGCGGTTGGAAAGCCCACCACGGGAGAGGCAACGCTTAGATAGCCCTCCTAGGGAGAGATCACGCCTGGGAAGCCCTCCACAAGGAAGACAAGCATTACGCAAAAGGATTCTCGAGCGTCGAAAGTCTTACCACGGGCGGACGGGCTACAACCCAGAGATACACTCGGTCTTACATAACATTCATGGTGAATATGAAGAACCACAGAATAAGAGACCTAGAATTGAACCATACCCTGTTCCCCAGGAAGAGAAAAGGCCAAGCCAAGAGCAGTATCATAATGAATCACAGCCTCCGAACGTGGGGAGTCACACATATCGGTCGCCAGATTTTTCACACGCGGAAGAATCTTCTAACGAACCCCCAACAGCCCAGACTG AAACCAGAAGTAGGACTTCGTCTATCTTTGAGGATCCCAGATTAAGCAGTGACAGATATGTTAAGTGCTCGGAAGGCAACAAGCATATATCACAGTCTGCCAATGCTAATGAAATACATTTGCAACCCGTTGACACAACCCTTTGGAACTTTGAAGAAGTCCAGGTGCCAAAAGCTTTAAGATTGAAACCTTTAGAAATCAGCGAAGAACATGTTGATAAAATGGATATAGATAAGCCTTTATCTTCATTATCCATGGAATCCGGTGAAATACGTTCTGATACTGAAACAGCTTTGGATATTTATGATTTTCAAGAATTTAATAAACAAATCGGTAATAGTGTTCCTTGTATAAATGAAAGTCAAAAAACTGAAATTAAACCTCACAAAGAAAAATCGCCCATTGATAATAGTATGCTTGGAGACATTGTAAAAAGAAGTGATACATTCATTAAGGGAACAAAAACTACAAGACTCGAAGTAGCAAAGATGGAGAAGGCGAACAATCATAGAGCAGCTGAGTCTATGGTATCAACTTCTAAAGATAGTCATAAAGTTAATACAACAATGCACTTAGACAACATTAAATTACCAAGCGTACTGCACAAGCTGATTCACTCTATGAATGAAGAACGACTTGAAGGAGATAATTCTGTTAAGAACACTATGGGAGAAAAAGAACCTAAACGAATCCCCGCATCCAGCATATCTAATAAGTCTGAAAAGTCAAAAGCAAAAACTAAAGATGACAGAGAAAATCAAAATGAGTCAAACTTAAAGACTGATAAAAACAAGGCAGATGAACTTCAAAAAGGATCAGAAAAAGAGCCTAAACGAATCGGTGCATACAGGATACCAAATAAGTCTGACAAGTCAGGTTCAAAAACTAGAGATGACAGAGAAAATCAAAACAAGTCAGACTTAGAGACTGACAACAACAAGACAGATAAACTTGAAAAAGGACCAAAAAAAGAACCTAAAGTAATCGCTGCATACAGGATACCAAATAAGTCTGAAAAGTCTGGTTCAAAAACTAGAGATGACAGAGAAGATCAAAACGAGCCAAACTTAGAGACTGACAACAACGAGACAGATAAACTTAGCAAAGGATCAGAAAAAGAACCTAAACTAATTGCTGCATACAGGATACCAAATAAGTCTGATAAGTCTGGTCCAAAAACTAGAGAAAACAGAGAAAATCAAAACGAGTCAGACTTAAAAGTTGCCAAACACAAGACAGATAAACTTGGAAAAAGATCAGAAAAAGAACCTAAACGAATTAATGCATACAGGATACCTAATAAGTCTGAAAAGTCAGGTCCAAAAACACACACAGGTCACAGAGAAAATCAAAACAAGTCAGACTTAGAGACTGACAACATCAAGACAAATAAACCTAAAACACGTTCAGACAAAGAACCCAAAAGAATTGCTGAGTTGGAGTTGTCAGGTAAGACAGAAAAGGAAAGGTTAAGAACTACCGATAAAATGCTACACAAAAATGTACCTGAAGTGAAGAAAACAGATAATCTtgaaaaaataaccgaaaaagGTACAGAGAAGGAGATCAAACGCATCACAGAGTTGAATGTATCCGATAGAAACGagaaagcaagtttaaaaaccAATGAAAtagaacataaaaatgtgtcTGATATGAAGGCCAAAGAAAAACCTGTAAAAGAAACTGTAAATAATGTAACAGTATTTCGCGAATTTGAACATAGAGTTTACTCTAGGCATATTGTCGAAGGCGATTTAGAGCTAAGCGATGAAAGTAATGATGAAGCACAACTTAAATTAGAAGATAAAATTGAGGAGAAAAAGAAGATAACCTCCAAAAGCAAATCTCATCGAGAGACATCCAAAGATAAGAGTGTAAATTCGGAAGAAACAACTAGAAAAACTAGATCTCTGAAAGATACGGAGAAAGAAAGAAATTCCATGAACAAATTTAGTGAATTGTTTGGTGACAGCAGTAGTTTAATAACGCCAGAGGACCTGAACCTTGCCACTCGCACGGCGCACGGGCTGCCGGCCGACTGCTGCCCGCCCGCCGCCGAGGAGGCGCAAGATGCTATCATTGAACCTGAAAGTCCAGTCAAAGCACAAACGACAGAAATGTACCCTAAAGACTTTAAAGAAAGATTGACAAAGTCCACTGTTGCTGAAgataaatttaaaatcaaagaaCCCAAAGAAAAATCTCGtacaaaacataaacaaaatatGGATGACTACGTGGAACAGGTCGGTGACGTAAAGGCACAAGTAGTTACTATTACTGAAAGTTGTTCAGTGTCAGAAGGAAATCTTATGTCAAGTACGAGTAATTATACAAACCAAAAGGAAGTTTCAAAACTGAATGAAAAAGTTAAGGAGTGCTCAAAAAGTAATAAAAGACCTAAAACCAAAGGTGAAAAGAAATTGTCAGTTAGTGAACACACGGAAGAGATCagtaccaataacatttatatcTCGGAGCCAAATCCAAACAACTCGCCAACTATGAGCTATAATAAAGAGAATTCCAGCAGTAATGGTAACTCGGAAAGAAATATCAGTAACGAAATGGCAAGAATGATTGAGAATCCAATAGTCTCTAGTAAAATATCGTCGACCAATGCCAGCGAGACTAATAAGGAAAGGCCACAATTAAATGACTCTACAAAAGAAACCAAATGTAGTAGTGGTGTTAAAGATGTTCCAAACCTGGCTCCAGTAGTAGAAGAACCGGGGTTAGTGACAACGGTTGTGATATCAACGGGTGTTCAACCTATAGATTCTAACTCGGCGCAATATGTTACGCCATTCAGTGGTCTGGCCTCATCTACTCCAGCCAAGGATTTATCTGCTATAAATACTTCCTCCGAAATGGAGTCAAATGTCAGCCATTCGGCACAAGTAAGTGTGACGATATCAAGAGATGATTCAGGGTCTCAGACTGAAGATGTACCTGATATGAGAATAACTTGTTACAGAAGACGAAGAAGAGTGCTAAAGAGATAA
- the LOC134793465 gene encoding uncharacterized protein LOC134793465 isoform X2 produces the protein MDVLYDDLENYDDVEALNRLKTENSDLKHKLECCTVNMQKLQKDFDKLEAEFKRLESNYSSLLKISRAEIQRKTDMITNLNIEKDLLVIRAVQHGPAHKVQELIRNVHEETGSKRKKKNRNKGGGPKGREEFIRRKSRQQSPAATSTATDNSYKMIDNEIVADSNKSSRMDTQKNELQKPPHEVFPDNRPSSPVADKRVTALSCPRLGKLSSDEEFEDMYSALKPKASREPEGTRKRGREVSQDGKMLYNSSHDRPLNYPDPFRERSNRHRAGRFSDTERITREKQHSEPDRNINRGKHHYDRNRNMSDLQHHRFSPERHRRGAKELGDDRYRNRRLESPPRERQRLDSPPRERSRLGSPPQGRQALRKRILERRKSYHGRTGYNPEIHSVLHNIHGEYEEPQNKRPRIEPYPVPQEEKRPSQEQYHNESQPPNVGSHTYRSPDFSHAEESSNEPPTAQTETRSRTSSIFEDPRLSSDRYVKCSEGNKHISQSANANEIHLQPVDTTLWNFEEVQVPKALRLKPLEISEEHVDKMDIDKPLSSLSMESGEIRSDTETALDIYDFQEFNKQIGNSVPCINESQKTEIKPHKEKSPIDNSMLGDIVKRSDTFIKGTKTTRLEVAKMEKANNHRAAESMVSTSKDSHKVNTTMHLDNIKLPSVLHKLIHSMNEERLEGDNSVKNTMGEKEPKRIPASSISNKSEKSKAKTKDDRENQNESNLKTDKNKADELQKGSEKEPKRIGAYRIPNKSDKSGSKTRDDRENQNKSDLETDNNKTDKLEKGPKKEPKVIAAYRIPNKSEKSGSKTRDDREDQNEPNLETDNNETDKLSKGSEKEPKLIAAYRIPNKSDKSGPKTRENRENQNESDLKVAKHKTDKLGKRSEKEPKRINAYRIPNKSEKSGPKTHTGHRENQNKSDLETDNIKTNKPKTRSDKEPKRIAELELSGKTEKERLRTTDKMLHKNVPEVKKTDNLEKITEKGTEKEIKRITELNVSDRNEKASLKTNEIEHKNVSDMKAKEKPVKETVNNVTVFREFEHRVYSRHIVEGDLELSDESNDEAQLKLEDKIEEKKKITSKSKSHRETSKDKSVNSEETTRKTRSLKDTEKERNSMNKFSELFGDSSSLITPEDLNLATRTAHGLPADCCPPAAEEAQDAIIEPESPVKAQTTEMYPKDFKERLTKSTVAEDKFKIKEPKEKSRTKHKQNMDDYVEQVGDVKAQVVTITESCSVSEGNLMSSTSNYTNQKEVSKLNEKVKECSKSNKRPKTKGEKKLSVSEHTEEISTNNIYISEPNPNNSPTMSYNKENSSSNGNSERNISNEMARMIENPIVSSKISSTNASETNKERPQLNDSTKETKCSSGVKDVPNLAPVVEEPGLVTTVVISTGVQPIDSNSAQYVTPFSGLASSTPAKDLSAINTSSEMESNVSHSAQVSVTISRDDSGSQTEDVPDMRITCYRRRRRVLKR, from the exons ATGGATGTTTTATACGACGATTTAGAGAATTACGATGACGTTGAAGCACTGAACAGG CTGAAAACAGAAAATTCTGACCTGAAGCACAAACTAGAATGTTGCACTGTGAACATGCAAAAGTTGCAAAAA GATTTTGATAAGCTGGAAGCAGAGTTCAAGAGACTAGAATCAAATTATTCTTCTCTGCTGAAAATTTCAAGAGCTGAGATACAGAGGAAGACTGATATGATCACAAATCTTAATATTGA GAAAGACTTGTTAGTAATAAGAGCAGTTCAACATGGGCCTGCACATAAAGTGCAAGAGCTGATAAGGAATGTGCATGAAGAAACTGGATCGAAGCGCAAAAAGAAAAACCGGAACAAAGGAGGAGGTCCAAAAGGAAGGGAAGAATTTATAAG GAGAAAAAGCCGCCAACAATCACCTGCAGCTACGTCAACTGCTACAGACAATTCATATAAGATGATAGACAACGAAATTGTTGCCGATAGCAACAAATCTAGTAGAATGGATACACAAAAAAATGAGCTACAGAAACCACCTCATGAGGTGTTCCCAGACAATCGACCTTCATCTCCCGTTGCGGATAAACGGGTCACAGCATTATCTTG TCCCCGTCTTGGCAAGTTAAGCTCTGATGAAGAATTTGAAGATATGTATTCTGCATTGAAACCAAAAGCATCTAGAGAACCTGAAGGAACCCGCAAAAGGGGTCGAGAGGTTTCTCAAGATGGGAAGATGTTATATAACAGTTCACATGATAGGCCCTTAAACTATCCTGATCCGTTTAGAGAACGATCTAACAGACATAGAGCTGGCAGATTTTCTGATACTGAGAGAATTACCAGAGAAAAACAGCATAGTGAACCCGACAGAAATATCAATAGGGGTAAACACCATTATGATAGAAACAGAAATATGAGTGATTTGCAACACCACAGATTTAGTCCTGAAAGACATCGTCGGGGCGCGAAAGAACTTGGGGATGATCGTTACAGGAATAGGCGGTTGGAAAGCCCACCACGGGAGAGGCAACGCTTAGATAGCCCTCCTAGGGAGAGATCACGCCTGGGAAGCCCTCCACAAGGAAGACAAGCATTACGCAAAAGGATTCTCGAGCGTCGAAAGTCTTACCACGGGCGGACGGGCTACAACCCAGAGATACACTCGGTCTTACATAACATTCATGGTGAATATGAAGAACCACAGAATAAGAGACCTAGAATTGAACCATACCCTGTTCCCCAGGAAGAGAAAAGGCCAAGCCAAGAGCAGTATCATAATGAATCACAGCCTCCGAACGTGGGGAGTCACACATATCGGTCGCCAGATTTTTCACACGCGGAAGAATCTTCTAACGAACCCCCAACAGCCCAGACTG AAACCAGAAGTAGGACTTCGTCTATCTTTGAGGATCCCAGATTAAGCAGTGACAGATATGTTAAGTGCTCGGAAGGCAACAAGCATATATCACAGTCTGCCAATGCTAATGAAATACATTTGCAACCCGTTGACACAACCCTTTGGAACTTTGAAGAAGTCCAGGTGCCAAAAGCTTTAAGATTGAAACCTTTAGAAATCAGCGAAGAACATGTTGATAAAATGGATATAGATAAGCCTTTATCTTCATTATCCATGGAATCCGGTGAAATACGTTCTGATACTGAAACAGCTTTGGATATTTATGATTTTCAAGAATTTAATAAACAAATCGGTAATAGTGTTCCTTGTATAAATGAAAGTCAAAAAACTGAAATTAAACCTCACAAAGAAAAATCGCCCATTGATAATAGTATGCTTGGAGACATTGTAAAAAGAAGTGATACATTCATTAAGGGAACAAAAACTACAAGACTCGAAGTAGCAAAGATGGAGAAGGCGAACAATCATAGAGCAGCTGAGTCTATGGTATCAACTTCTAAAGATAGTCATAAAGTTAATACAACAATGCACTTAGACAACATTAAATTACCAAGCGTACTGCACAAGCTGATTCACTCTATGAATGAAGAACGACTTGAAGGAGATAATTCTGTTAAGAACACTATGGGAGAAAAAGAACCTAAACGAATCCCCGCATCCAGCATATCTAATAAGTCTGAAAAGTCAAAAGCAAAAACTAAAGATGACAGAGAAAATCAAAATGAGTCAAACTTAAAGACTGATAAAAACAAGGCAGATGAACTTCAAAAAGGATCAGAAAAAGAGCCTAAACGAATCGGTGCATACAGGATACCAAATAAGTCTGACAAGTCAGGTTCAAAAACTAGAGATGACAGAGAAAATCAAAACAAGTCAGACTTAGAGACTGACAACAACAAGACAGATAAACTTGAAAAAGGACCAAAAAAAGAACCTAAAGTAATCGCTGCATACAGGATACCAAATAAGTCTGAAAAGTCTGGTTCAAAAACTAGAGATGACAGAGAAGATCAAAACGAGCCAAACTTAGAGACTGACAACAACGAGACAGATAAACTTAGCAAAGGATCAGAAAAAGAACCTAAACTAATTGCTGCATACAGGATACCAAATAAGTCTGATAAGTCTGGTCCAAAAACTAGAGAAAACAGAGAAAATCAAAACGAGTCAGACTTAAAAGTTGCCAAACACAAGACAGATAAACTTGGAAAAAGATCAGAAAAAGAACCTAAACGAATTAATGCATACAGGATACCTAATAAGTCTGAAAAGTCAGGTCCAAAAACACACACAGGTCACAGAGAAAATCAAAACAAGTCAGACTTAGAGACTGACAACATCAAGACAAATAAACCTAAAACACGTTCAGACAAAGAACCCAAAAGAATTGCTGAGTTGGAGTTGTCAGGTAAGACAGAAAAGGAAAGGTTAAGAACTACCGATAAAATGCTACACAAAAATGTACCTGAAGTGAAGAAAACAGATAATCTtgaaaaaataaccgaaaaagGTACAGAGAAGGAGATCAAACGCATCACAGAGTTGAATGTATCCGATAGAAACGagaaagcaagtttaaaaaccAATGAAAtagaacataaaaatgtgtcTGATATGAAGGCCAAAGAAAAACCTGTAAAAGAAACTGTAAATAATGTAACAGTATTTCGCGAATTTGAACATAGAGTTTACTCTAGGCATATTGTCGAAGGCGATTTAGAGCTAAGCGATGAAAGTAATGATGAAGCACAACTTAAATTAGAAGATAAAATTGAGGAGAAAAAGAAGATAACCTCCAAAAGCAAATCTCATCGAGAGACATCCAAAGATAAGAGTGTAAATTCGGAAGAAACAACTAGAAAAACTAGATCTCTGAAAGATACGGAGAAAGAAAGAAATTCCATGAACAAATTTAGTGAATTGTTTGGTGACAGCAGTAGTTTAATAACGCCAGAGGACCTGAACCTTGCCACTCGCACGGCGCACGGGCTGCCGGCCGACTGCTGCCCGCCCGCCGCCGAGGAGGCGCAAGATGCTATCATTGAACCTGAAAGTCCAGTCAAAGCACAAACGACAGAAATGTACCCTAAAGACTTTAAAGAAAGATTGACAAAGTCCACTGTTGCTGAAgataaatttaaaatcaaagaaCCCAAAGAAAAATCTCGtacaaaacataaacaaaatatGGATGACTACGTGGAACAGGTCGGTGACGTAAAGGCACAAGTAGTTACTATTACTGAAAGTTGTTCAGTGTCAGAAGGAAATCTTATGTCAAGTACGAGTAATTATACAAACCAAAAGGAAGTTTCAAAACTGAATGAAAAAGTTAAGGAGTGCTCAAAAAGTAATAAAAGACCTAAAACCAAAGGTGAAAAGAAATTGTCAGTTAGTGAACACACGGAAGAGATCagtaccaataacatttatatcTCGGAGCCAAATCCAAACAACTCGCCAACTATGAGCTATAATAAAGAGAATTCCAGCAGTAATGGTAACTCGGAAAGAAATATCAGTAACGAAATGGCAAGAATGATTGAGAATCCAATAGTCTCTAGTAAAATATCGTCGACCAATGCCAGCGAGACTAATAAGGAAAGGCCACAATTAAATGACTCTACAAAAGAAACCAAATGTAGTAGTGGTGTTAAAGATGTTCCAAACCTGGCTCCAGTAGTAGAAGAACCGGGGTTAGTGACAACGGTTGTGATATCAACGGGTGTTCAACCTATAGATTCTAACTCGGCGCAATATGTTACGCCATTCAGTGGTCTGGCCTCATCTACTCCAGCCAAGGATTTATCTGCTATAAATACTTCCTCCGAAATGGAGTCAAATGTCAGCCATTCGGCACAAGTAAGTGTGACGATATCAAGAGATGATTCAGGGTCTCAGACTGAAGATGTACCTGATATGAGAATAACTTGTTACAGAAGACGAAGAAGAGTGCTAAAGAGATAA